The Collibacillus ludicampi region GCAGTTCTGTTTTTCACAGGCTATGCTTTGAGAACAGTACTGGTTGGGACAACGGCATTTGGCGGACCGGAACACCTGCGATTGCCGTATGAAATCTTTTTGCAAATGCATTCCACACTTGCCACTGTTGCAGCAATCTTGGGCATACTGGTATTACGGCTGGCATTCAAACGAAACTTTTCGAAACACCGGAAATTAGGCCCCTGGGCTGTATCCATCTGGTTTATCACGGTTGCAAGTGGACTTGTCGTATTTCTCCTGCTTTATGTCATTTTCCCATCGGGGCCGACGACGAAAGTATTCGGGTCATGATGCGGAAGCAGTCAAGCAACAATTTTCTGAAAGGATCATGACATTTTCATGAGACGATCATGACATCTTTATGACACTTTAATAATCTTATTGAAGGGTTTAATTTTGTGTGATAACTTTCACATGAGATCTACGAGTGTGTGAACTTTAAACGAACTCGTAGTTTTGGCTCGTTGAGTCAAATCAGACCACTTCATGTGGAATGTTAGAAGAAAGGAGAGAGACCAATGAAGCAAAGAAGGCTGTTGAATTTTGTGAAACTTGCTGTTTTGTCAGCACTGACAGCCGTATTCATGGCAGGATGCTCACCTGATGAATATATGGTACTTCATCCTGCGGGGCCGGTCGCGCGTACCGAGTATGATTTAATCGTGCTTTCAACCATACTGGTCGCGATCGTCATCATTCCTGTCATGGCGATTCTCGCATATATCGTCTATCGTTACAGGGATGTACCGGGGAACAAAGCGCCCTATATGCCGGAATGGGCGGACAGCAAAGTCCTTGAGATCATCTGGTGGGGGATCCCGATCGTCATCATCTTGCTTCTTGCTGTTCCGACGGCGAAAACGACATTCGCCTTGACCAAGCCGCCGGTGCAGGATGTGAAACCGGTTACCATTCAGGTGACATCCTTGAACTGGAAATGGTTATTTACTTATCCCGATCAAAAGGTGGCAACCGTCAACTATGTCGAAATCCCGGCGGGCGTTCCCGTTCAGTTTGTATTAACCTCGGATTCGCCGATGAACTCGTTCTGGATTCCGCAACTGGGCGGACAAGAGTATACGATGCCCGGTATGGCGATGAGGCTCTGGTTGCAAGCGGATAAGCCGGGCGAGTATTTCGGAAGCGGGGCGAGCTTTACAGGTGAAGGTTTTGCGCACATGCAATTCAAAGTGATTGCAAAGCCGCAGTCCGAGTTCAATGCATGGGTGACGCAAGCGAAACAAACGTCACCTGGTTTGACGAAAGACGGGTATGAGAAGCTGAAGCAACCAAGCGTCTTAAGTAACACTCTGACATACTCGTCATATCCACAAGGACTTTTTGAAGAAATCGTCGATAAAAACGGTGGAGAATATATGAACCACGATTTCATGGGCAATGAGCAAAAGGATCAAAGCGGAAACATGAATCATGATATGCAAAACCATCAGATGTCAGACTCCATGAGTCACTAAAACGACTTAAGGAAGGGGGAGAACCATGTCTAGCATAAAAGATTTCGCGTCCCACTTTTTCGTCACGGGAGACCCGTTGATTTACGGTGCGGACGTTTCTATCGTTTTAGTCAGCCTTGCGATTGTCTTCGTACTTACGTATTACAAGAAATGGGGTTGGCTGTGGCGCGAGTGGTTGACCACGGTTGACCATAAAAAAATCGGTATCATGTATATGATCGCTGCTCTTCTGATGCTGTTCCGCGGCGGTGTCGACGCTCTCTTGATGCGTATGCAGTTGGCATGGCCAAACGTGCATTTTCTTAAATCCGAGCATTACAACGAGATTTTTACCACGCACGGAACGATCATGATCCTGTTTATGGCGATGCCCCTGATTTTCGCCATGATGAATATCGCAGTTCCGCTTCAAATCGGGGCTCGTGACGTCGCGTACCCCTATTTGAACGCGATCAGTTTTTGGTTGTTCTTCTTTGGAGCGATGCTCCTCAACCTGTCGTTCGTGATCGGTGGTTCTCCGAATTCGGGTTGGACCGCTTATCCACCATTATCAGGACTGGAATTTAACCCTGGACCCGGTGAAAACTTCTATCTGCTTTCCCTTTCGATATCGGGGATCGGCAGTTTGGCGACAGGTATCAACTTTCTTGTGACGATCTTAAAAATGCGGGCACCCGGCATGAAATTGATGTATATGCCGCTCTTTACTTGGTCTGTGCTTGCTACTTGTATTATCATCATTATCGCGTTTCCGGTGCTGACGGTTGCGCTCGCTCTGTTGTTTATTGACCGGTTGGCGGGTGCCCACTTCTTCACGATGGCCGCAGGCGGGAACCCGATGATGTACATCAATCTGTTCTGGATTTGGGGTCACCCGGAAGTCTATATCGTTGTTCTTCCTGCGTTTGGGATTTTCTCGGAAGTAGTTGCTACATTCTCGAAAAAGACAGCCTTCGGCTACAAGTCCATGGTGGCTTCGATGATGCTCATCAGCGTGATTTCCTATTTCACATGGCTGCACCACTTCTTTACCATGGGAGCCGGGGCGGATGTGAATACATTCTTCGCGATTTCTACGATGATGATCGGTATTCCGACAGGTGTGAAGATCTTCAACTGGATGTTCACCATGTACCGTGGGCGCATCCGCCTGACATTGCCGATGTTATGGACGATCTCGTTTATCCCTTGCTTTGCGATCGGCGGTGCGACAGGTGTCATGCTTGCGGTTGCCCCTGCAGACTATCAGTATCACAACAGTTACTTCCTGATCGCACACTTCCACCAAGTGTTGATCGGCGGTGTGGTATTCGGTATGATCGCAGGCATGTATTATTGGTGGCCGAAAATGTTCGGTTTCAAACTGGATGAACGTCTGGGCAGATGGGCATTCTGGTTCTGGCAAATCGGTTTCTATGTCTGCTTCATGCCGCAATACGCACTTGGATTCATGGGGATGACCAGACGGATTTACACCTACCCGGACGGTTTGGGTTGGGGTCCGTTGAACTTCGTTTCGACCGTCGGTGCTTTCTTGATGGGGGTCGGATTTATCTTCCAAGTATGGCAAATCGTCTACAGCATCAAATACGGTGAACGCGATTTGACGGGAGATCCATGGGATGGACGCACGCTCGAGTG contains the following coding sequences:
- a CDS encoding DUF420 domain-containing protein — encoded protein: MEWDPHQKKGWIQVMLQYLPYINEACILLSATFMAIGWRFIRKKQIEIHKRFMILGSVFAVLFFTGYALRTVLVGTTAFGGPEHLRLPYEIFLQMHSTLATVAAILGILVLRLAFKRNFSKHRKLGPWAVSIWFITVASGLVVFLLLYVIFPSGPTTKVFGS
- a CDS encoding ubiquinol oxidase subunit II yields the protein MKQRRLLNFVKLAVLSALTAVFMAGCSPDEYMVLHPAGPVARTEYDLIVLSTILVAIVIIPVMAILAYIVYRYRDVPGNKAPYMPEWADSKVLEIIWWGIPIVIILLLAVPTAKTTFALTKPPVQDVKPVTIQVTSLNWKWLFTYPDQKVATVNYVEIPAGVPVQFVLTSDSPMNSFWIPQLGGQEYTMPGMAMRLWLQADKPGEYFGSGASFTGEGFAHMQFKVIAKPQSEFNAWVTQAKQTSPGLTKDGYEKLKQPSVLSNTLTYSSYPQGLFEEIVDKNGGEYMNHDFMGNEQKDQSGNMNHDMQNHQMSDSMSH
- the qoxB gene encoding cytochrome aa3 quinol oxidase subunit I; protein product: MSSIKDFASHFFVTGDPLIYGADVSIVLVSLAIVFVLTYYKKWGWLWREWLTTVDHKKIGIMYMIAALLMLFRGGVDALLMRMQLAWPNVHFLKSEHYNEIFTTHGTIMILFMAMPLIFAMMNIAVPLQIGARDVAYPYLNAISFWLFFFGAMLLNLSFVIGGSPNSGWTAYPPLSGLEFNPGPGENFYLLSLSISGIGSLATGINFLVTILKMRAPGMKLMYMPLFTWSVLATCIIIIIAFPVLTVALALLFIDRLAGAHFFTMAAGGNPMMYINLFWIWGHPEVYIVVLPAFGIFSEVVATFSKKTAFGYKSMVASMMLISVISYFTWLHHFFTMGAGADVNTFFAISTMMIGIPTGVKIFNWMFTMYRGRIRLTLPMLWTISFIPCFAIGGATGVMLAVAPADYQYHNSYFLIAHFHQVLIGGVVFGMIAGMYYWWPKMFGFKLDERLGRWAFWFWQIGFYVCFMPQYALGFMGMTRRIYTYPDGLGWGPLNFVSTVGAFLMGVGFIFQVWQIVYSIKYGERDLTGDPWDGRTLEWSIPSPAPHYNFAVIPHVKGPDAWWTMKQEMKKEAAVKVDPAEIKPIHMPKNSGRPFIMSVFFFIAGFGLTFNWIWMGVFGLAGVAICLLLRSFEYDTDYYIPVDEVKRTEAALGRL